In Edaphobacter aggregans, the sequence GCGATCCAGCGGTATTCACCTTCAGTCCAAACGATGTCAGGGACGTGGTGGGCTCGCTCAAGGGGATACAGATTCCGCAACAAAAGATGGATGCGCTGGGTTCGGGTACAACGTCCACTGTCATCGTTCGGGAGGCGCATATCGCGAGCCGTGATCTGAATCCGGGCCAGACGGTCGATGGCGTGGTGTGCTTCAAAGAGGCAGACGCGAAACCGATCGTCTATCGCTTCGTGTTTGGAAACGACGAGTCGCATCCGGTCAGCGCGGCGGCGGTGCTGTGATGGCTTTGACGGAGTGCCTCACATCGAAGGAGGCGCAGGAGCTCCTCCTTCTCGCATATAGAGATGGAGGAGCTGATCCCCTTCGAGCATACGCGGTGCGGCCGTTCCTCAATCCCATCGAACAACGCAACGAAAAGAACAAGCGGAAGGCCCATCCCATGTTTGTGGTTGCGCTCCTGCTTCTGGCAGCGGCGATCCTGGCAGCATGGTTCTTTTCTCGTTGAGGTCATCATGCCACCTGTCCAGCAGAACCGCGCCCGCCGGCGAAATGATGCAGAAGATCTCATGCTCATCGTGTGGTTGGCTTTATTTCTAGTGGTCGGCGCCCTCTACTATCTTGCTTATAGTCGCTTCCATATCCGCGTGAACCAGCTGGTTGAGTTGTCGTTTTACCTGCTGCTCGCCGCCGTATTTCTCTACGAGTGGCTCCGTTACGCCATGACACGAGAGGAAAAGATGGAGGAAGTGTGGCCGCGGCCGGTGCCGTATATCTCCCCAGGTGAGGACCGGCGACAGGTCGAGCTGGCGCGGGCGAAGCAATCCGTTCTGTTGGGCTACGACATCTTTGGCAAGCCGGTCACCTGGTTAAATGAGACCCGCACCTATCAGGCGAATTGCTTCGGCATGACCGGCGGTGGGAAAACTACTTTGCTCCACAGTATTACGGAGCAGGACATCTTCAGCGGAGTGCCCATCATCTTCATCGACGGCAAGGGCGACTGGGAACTCTTCGAGAAGCTCATTCCTGCGATGGAAGCGGCGGGCCGGATCCATCAGCTGCGCGTAATCAACCCGATGCGCCCCGACATCTCCGCAAGCTACAACCCTTTCTGGTCAGAAGACGGCAACTACGAGGACCACATCAGCTTCATCTTCGATAGTTTCAAGATGGAGAAAGACTTCTTTGAGGGCCACCAGCGGGTTTACCTGGAGAACATCGCCCGCATCCTGCATTACACAGGGAAGCGGTTCAACTTCCACGATGTGCTCGTGGCCGCATACGACCAGGACCTACTCGGTCGGCAGATCAAGCGAGCGATAGAGCTGACGCGAGACGTCGATTCGATCACGGACCAGCAGCGCCTTACCCTGCAGATGAGCGTTCGCAATCTGCTCGAATCGTTCGGTGACCGGGAACGGGTGGCCAAGATCCAGGGCCTGATTAACAACCTGATGACCTTCATGGCGGACGACCTGGCGCTAATCACCGGCCCCTACGACAACCTCCTGTCGCTCAACGATGTGATCGAGCAGAAGCTGATCCTGTACGTGAGCCTGAACGTCAACGTGAACGAACGTGCCGTCACTGCTCTCGGTCGAATGCTTCTCCAAAACCTGCAGCTGATGATCGGAAAACGGTACGCCGAGGCCCAGAGGGGACTGGAGCAGCCGTTTGTCAGCGTCATCATGGACGAGTTTTCTCCATTCGCTTATGAGAACTTTGCTCACATCCTGGTGACTGCGCGCGGCGCAAACGTAGCATTCCTGTTCGCGCTTCAGAGCGCACCCCAGTTGCTCCAGGTGGGCCGCGGCTTCCGAAACGATGTAGCCAGCGCACCCAATACGACGTTCATGCTTCGTATCAAGGATGAAGAGACCGCGCAGGATTTCCTGATGGCATCGTCGCGGATCCGCCAGATGCGTCGCAGCATGCGTATCCGAAAGACGGGCCTGTTCCAAAACAGCTACAAGGAAGACGGGGATGGCAGCCAGACCGAGATCAAGGACACACTCGCCCAGGAGGAACACATCAAGCGCATGCCGACCGGCCAGATGGAGATGCTGACACCGGACAAGATACGGGGAGTGGTGCACCAGCATGTGCATATTCGCCAACCATTCCGGCACTGGCTGGCCGATGTTCCGGAGAACCTCTACCCCAAATTGGTCAGCTACGCGGATGAGTCGAATGGTCTCAATCTTCGCTTTTCGAATCCGGAGCTGGAGGAAAGGCGAACACGGCGAGGGAAGAAGAGGAGCTAATCGTTATGAAGATGAGAGCCATCATTTGCATAGCCATGCTTAACCCGGTTCTGGTCTTTGGTCAGGTTGGCGGCAACCGACCGCGAAGTTCCTATGATCCGGCCGCTCAGGCAGGCACAATGGGCCATCAGCAAAGCGGGGTCGCGACGGCCCTGCAGAAGGTAAATCCCAAGGACAAGGACTACGGGGCGGCGATCGAACAAGGCAGAATCGCGGCGCTGGAGCAAACGGTTGAGGATTTCTACTGGTGGTACTGCGTGGTGTCGACCGGGGTGCTCTTACTGCTGGTGATGTATGTTATGTGGCTCTCGCGGGAAAGGGAGTTGCGTCTCAAGGTCTCCGCGGACATCGTATCCCAGCTTTACAACAGCTATGTTACCGCCAGAGCCAAAGCTCTCGATGCCATCGAAGCCCACAACAATCTGGCCAAACGGTACAACGCAAAACTGTTGGAAATGGCGGCCATGAGCCAAGCGAGCACGAATAAGGAAGGAAAGACAGCGGCCAAGGAGAGTATCGAAGAGGCTGAGAAGCTCCGCACCAAGAGATCGAATCTAACGCGGGAGACGACACCAGTGGAGACGAACATTGTCGGTCAAGACACGAGTGGTACAGATAACGTGCCGGAGAAGAAGCTCGAGGAGGATTTTGAGGGCGAAGATGTCGAGGAGCTCAAGGAACGGATAAGGCAACTGGCTGCCCAGAAAAAGGCGAGCGAGCAGAAGGTTGCGAATCTCAGGACACAGCTATCGCGAGCACATCACAGTCTCCAGACCTACCGCGGTGATGTCCCAGATGGTAGGTCGGCATGATTGTTCATTGCCTCAGCTTCGGTACATTGTGGTGGTTGCGGCCTGGCAACGACAACGAATCCAGCCTGAAGTTCTCCTCCCAAGCAGCGGTATTCAACACAACTGGATTCATTTCCGGTTCCCGCGAGCGCCGGAACTGGATCGTTCCCGGTCTGATTCGCTTCAACCTCGGCACATGCATGGAGCAGCGAGTAAACCCCGAGCTGCAGCAGCAAACACGGTTCTTTTCGAGCGGCCTCGAGCGGAAGGGTACGCAAAACCGGCTTCTTCTCAGCAGGAAGGTGAAGGCAAATGCACCGGTCGATCTGCTTCTCGTGAGCATGTCGGAGAAGGATCACGGACGCATCTGGTTCGATTCGGAGTGGAGATCCCAGGGTGTGAGGTTGGTCGCAGCGAGCGAGTTCGGCACGAGGCAGGAATCTTTAGTGCTCCTACCTATGAATGGATTTGTCAGGACACACCAAGGTGAGTGGAGGATTGTATGGGCAGGATTGACGGCTTCATTGACCAAGACGTCACAGATCAACTAGCGACCTGTGACGAAGTGGATCTCCAAAGAATCGGCGTTCAACTCAGCATGGAGCGCGATCTGCCCCTGCTTCTGGCAGTGAGAAACAGCACATTCGTGTCGCATGATCAGTTGCTGCAGTTCATGACAGAGGCTGGTCTCGAGCACGATCGCAGATGCTTCAATTGGAGAGTGCGCCGCTTTATCAAAGGAGCACACGTGCGCAAAACAGACCCGATCGCTCCATACAAGGGAGCGGTCTACGCGATTACGAGGTTTGGATTGGGTGTACTGGAGAGCTATGGGGAAGGCCTGGTGAGCGTAAGCTCGGGTTCGCGCAATCTGCCGAGTATCCTTCAGGCGCCCCATTTCCTCGAATTGAACGAGATTTATCTGGCATTGAAAAGAACCGAAAGGCTGAAGCGTTGGAAATCAGAGCGCGAATTGATATCCCTTAATTATGTAATCGGAACGCCTTTAGCCAAGGATTATGACGCCATCGCCGAGGTTGAAATTAGCGGTGACTCGCTACGGGTCGCGATTGAATATGAGAGAACGCTCAAATCGGCGGAGCGATATAAGGAGATTCAGCGCACAATTCGCGACGAAGGCGATGTGGATATGGTGTTGTATGTGACGCCGTCCTTCGATCTCGTCTTCAGTCTTGCACGCGAATTCGACCATCCAGAACTGCCAATGTGTTTCGTTTCTTCTGCACAATTGAAGGTTAACTTACTGGAAACAACTCTTCTGTTTGCGTACGGTTCTATGCGTGAGACGTTCTCCCTATGGGACGCGATGACCACTGTGCTGCCGATAAAAGGGTAGCAAAGCCGCAGTCCTCGTGTGCAGATGGAGTCCATCTGAAATGGTGGACTTTTCTACCCGTTGATTCCGCCCTCTCCGCTGTCTTTCCACTGCGTTTCCGAACCGATGTTCTGTCCTTCCTTCCTGCATTGTCGAAGTCTTACCGCTCCTTTCCAGACCATTTCCGGACCATTTCCGCGATGGCTGCAACTTACGGGAAGTACGACAGTTATTTCTGACTACCTGCTGGTGCACATGCAAAACGATATATGGAGGTTTTCCAGTGAATGGTAGCTGAAAGGGTAAATCAAGGTTGTAAGACCTTGAAGCCGATGTCCGTTGCTGGGTTCGGATTGAATGGTTTGTCGCCCCTCCGAGGACAAGAGACTGTGTCGCCGGGGTCACGCGTGCTTAGGATGTATTCGCCCGGTGGGAGTTCGTAGTCCTTTGTTAAATCAATTCGGCTGCTGACGCATGTGTGCGCTGGAAGTGAAAATGAAACAGAGATCGTGCACATGATCGGGTTGTAGTATCCCGAGGGGTCAGCCTTGCACTGTTTGTCTGAAGCTATCTGCCTCTTGTTTAGTACGCGATGGCCGTATGCGTCATAGAGAACGAAGCCACCAGCTTTGAGGTAAGCCGGTTCGGTACACGAGCCTAGCTCTATCGGGAGATTGCTAGAGTTGTTCGTCCAGAGATAGAGAGGTATCGGCTCGTCCCTGACAAACTCGTGTTGCTCCATCGACAGCTCATACTCGGGGTCGTGTGTGCCTTCGATTCGGTACGGCCTGCCATGAGCGAGCAACTCGGGCTTGTTGCATTCGGACGGTATAGACGCAATTGGCGCTGGCGCACTTACCTGTGCGAGCTTCGCCTGATGCAAATTGAGCGGGTCGCCATCGTAGGGACCTTGACGCCACGCACTGATGTCGATCGAGACGCAGTCGGACGCTTCAAGGGGCACGGTCGCGGACAGAGCGATTTCTGTGGGTAGTGGCCGGGTGTTGCCTGGCTCAGTCAAGCTGGCGTCTCGGTCCAAGCGCAATTGGAGCTTGGGCGTGGAGATGCAGTAGCCTGTTTCCTTGCCGTTGGCTCCCACCAGAAGGTGCGCCGTCTCGCCTTGGTTCAGGTCGATACGCCCATTGGGACGCGGTATAAAGAGCTCGTTTTCACAGTTGGGACACGCCGGCGGTAGGAAGGGTTGGTAGTCACCCTTATTGTCGAGCCCACGCATGGCTGGCACCCCAGCTAGCGAGCAGGCCTGCGGAGAGATGTTAGTTGCGTCGTAGGCGCGAAGGGTCTTGAGTGGTGTAGAGATAATTGGCGAGAGCGAGGCGACCCGCAACTGGCTCGCGGTGCAGGCTGGAAGAGGGTCGAGGATGATGACTTGCCGCGGGAGTGCGGGATCGCGCACAACGAGGTCGACGCGTGTGCGTGCATACTGCACCGTAGCTTTCTGGCCCGCACCTCGACCGACGGGTGCCGTGATGTCATACTCGAGCGGACCAACATGTTTCGGGGTAAAGTCTAGATTCCCCATCGCAAGGCCCATGACTCCAGGTTCGTGGTACCACGGCACTGCCGATGGCCCAACGTTCTCATCCAATGCGACGTCGTCGCACTGCTGGAGAGAGATGATGGTGGTTCCGTCCGACTCCCGTTTCCTCAGCTGACTGAAGGCGCACCCCTCGGCGGCCGTTCTCGGAAAGTTCAATCTGAGCGAGAACAGCCTGTCCCCCAGCATGGTGCGCTTAGCCTGTGCACTGAGCGACAGTAGGGGCGAAGCTGTGGCAATCTCTTTTGATGTCGTGGGTGATGGAACTGTGAACTCGTGCAAGCCGTCAGGACCGTACCAACCTAACCAGCTCTGTGGAACTGGCGAGGCACTACTGTATCGGCCCGGGCGATAGCCAGTAACGGCGAATGGGCCACAGGCACGAATCCAGAGATGTCGGATTTCGATCGACGGTTCGCTTCGTCCTTGCCATTGATAAGAGAAGCCGAGGCGGACCCCAGAGTATAGGTCGCAGCTTAGTTCTGGACCAGCACGCGAGGTCCACACAAAGAGCAGGTGCGCCCAGGCGCCAGGCTCAAGTACCTGAGGACGAAATTCGGTCGCATACCCGGGATCGCCGGTTCTCGGTGCGGCGTAGAAGGGCTGGTTGTTGGTGTCCGAAGTCGGCACCAAGTCGACCTGCGGAGACTGAAGCGAGCAGCCCGCCGGGCTGATGTTCTGGAGTTCGAGAACAAACAAATGGCCGCCGTAAGTGAAGCTCGGCGGAGTTGGCAGGGCTGAAACATCCAACATCGCTGGCGAGCATATTTGTCCTGACGTTGCCAGCGTCTGTGCAGAAATGGTTCTTCGTACCATTCCGAACCAGCAGCAGAATACACAGATCAGAGTCAAGCTGTTACGCATTTAGCCCTTTCATGCAACTCATCCTGCGCTCGCAGGGTGGCGCGGTTGAAGGCGCTGCCCGAGGTGTCCTCGACGAGAACGCTCAGAATTTGTAGTAGGCTCCGATCACGGGCTCTGCCGTGTGCATAAATCCGATGTTGGGGTTCGTGTTGTTGGGAGGAACAATGCCGGGAGCCTTGTACAGATTGCCGCGATATTGCAGGCGCAGGCCGGCGTGCCGAGCGAATCCCCAGTCGAATCCAGCACCGTAGACAAACGCCGGCTGGGTGGTATTTGTGGTTCCGCTCTGGCCGCTCACAGGCTGATTCAGCAAAAGGCCCACGCCGAGAAGACCAAACGGTCTCAGACTGCCAAAGTTTCCCGAGGGGACCCACCCGACAGTGAATTGTTGCGCATTGGCGGAGACAGCATACGTAGGGTTGGGACAGACGGTGTTGCCACATCCGAATGCGGGTTGGGCGATGAACTCGTCGTACACTTCGTTGGCGCGACGGAAGGAGTAGGAGGCTTGCCACCCAAGGAAGGGACTGGAGATACGGCGGAACTCCAGCAGTCCGCCCGCCGAGGCGGCTGGGTTTATCCGATAGAAGTTAGAGTTGCCCGGGGTAGTGCTGTTGGTGAACGCTCCGTAGATGCTGAGCGCCATATCCGTCTGCCCAATTTCCGGGTGCATTCGCCATGCGTGTTGTGTTTGCTGCGCCTGGCAGGTCTGGTTCAGAACGAGTGCCACCGGGAAGAGTACGAGCACAAGGAGAATGAATCTCTGCTTTAGGATCCTCACTTTTGATTTTAGGAACTCTGACAGCTTCTTTCAGGAGTATTCAAAGCGTTCCCATCCTATCACCGCTCAATGTCTAGTCAACGTTGTAGCAAAGTTTCGCCTGACACTATTGTGTTATTTCAAGTCTGGAATCCTGTTTTCTCGAACTAGGCCCAATTTCCGAATCGGAAGATGATGCCCAGAAGGACCTCGATGCGGGGTCCTTCTTCCGTTTGTAGCTCCCCCAAAATCTGCTTTATCCCAACGGAACGTGCGGGCTGACTGGCAACAGGAAACGCACGATCTCTGATGTTCACCGCGGCAATCTCTGCCCACTCGATCCGAAACGAGGTTACTTCCATGCATACACAACGTCGCTACTCCAAACGGGAGCTGCTCGGCCGACTCCGTATCGACTACCTCTTCTCCAACGACCAGCTCCCCGGAATCACCCCGGAGTCCTCGCGCTGGGAAGTGCTTGCTGCTTTCCTTAAAGCCGGGGACGCCCGAGCGGAACGCCTAATTGAGACCGAAGGTGGAATGATCTTCCTGCAAAGTATTCCCAAGCGGCCGAATACGGGAGCGATCTATGTTTACAACGAATCGCTTCGCGTCTTCCTCTGGCTCCGGTTCGACAGGGACGACGACCTGAACGGCCCCGACTTCGACCGTGCTGTGTGGGCGTACCGCCTGCTGAAGTGGGTCGACCTGGGGAGCGATCGTCTGGTCCGGGTCGGACACGCCTGAGAGACCGCGCTTCCATTTCGGAGCCTCGTGATGGGAGAAAGACCGCACTATACGAAGAGTTTTTCTCCCATTTGACTGAATTTCAGATCCACCCTAAAACACTCAGCGAAAGGAGCAAACCATGTCAGCCGCCACATCGACACCCTGGATTCCACCCAGACCGACTCCCGAGATTCTGCGTGTTGATCCGGCGTTGATTCCCGAATACATGGCGTGGTTTGTGAACCGCAGTGCCTACACCCGCCAATCCATCAATCCCAATCCGGATAACGGGCGCTACTACTATTACCAGCCAATGGAACGGCTGACGCGGACGCGCCTGGCGCTGAATGACGCCACTGTGCGAAAGCACCTCAGTGGGATCCAGACCATCGGCCTGTACGCCATCAATCCGGAGACGCAACGCTCGAAGTGGGTGGCGATCGACGCGGATTATTCGCGGGCGCATCGTGACTTAGCCGCGCTGAAGCTGGAGCTCAAGGAAGACGGAGTAACGGCCTCCCTCGAGATGTCCCGGCGTGGAGCTCATCTCTGGATCCTGTGCGAAGAACCCCTGCCGGCGAAAGATTGCCGTATCT encodes:
- a CDS encoding type IV secretory system conjugative DNA transfer family protein; this translates as MPPVQQNRARRRNDAEDLMLIVWLALFLVVGALYYLAYSRFHIRVNQLVELSFYLLLAAVFLYEWLRYAMTREEKMEEVWPRPVPYISPGEDRRQVELARAKQSVLLGYDIFGKPVTWLNETRTYQANCFGMTGGGKTTLLHSITEQDIFSGVPIIFIDGKGDWELFEKLIPAMEAAGRIHQLRVINPMRPDISASYNPFWSEDGNYEDHISFIFDSFKMEKDFFEGHQRVYLENIARILHYTGKRFNFHDVLVAAYDQDLLGRQIKRAIELTRDVDSITDQQRLTLQMSVRNLLESFGDRERVAKIQGLINNLMTFMADDLALITGPYDNLLSLNDVIEQKLILYVSLNVNVNERAVTALGRMLLQNLQLMIGKRYAEAQRGLEQPFVSVIMDEFSPFAYENFAHILVTARGANVAFLFALQSAPQLLQVGRGFRNDVASAPNTTFMLRIKDEETAQDFLMASSRIRQMRRSMRIRKTGLFQNSYKEDGDGSQTEIKDTLAQEEHIKRMPTGQMEMLTPDKIRGVVHQHVHIRQPFRHWLADVPENLYPKLVSYADESNGLNLRFSNPELEERRTRRGKKRS
- a CDS encoding outer membrane beta-barrel protein, giving the protein MLVLFPVALVLNQTCQAQQTQHAWRMHPEIGQTDMALSIYGAFTNSTTPGNSNFYRINPAASAGGLLEFRRISSPFLGWQASYSFRRANEVYDEFIAQPAFGCGNTVCPNPTYAVSANAQQFTVGWVPSGNFGSLRPFGLLGVGLLLNQPVSGQSGTTNTTQPAFVYGAGFDWGFARHAGLRLQYRGNLYKAPGIVPPNNTNPNIGFMHTAEPVIGAYYKF